A part of Kitasatospora acidiphila genomic DNA contains:
- a CDS encoding helix-turn-helix domain-containing protein yields the protein MESGQDATSEIGRRLRDLRRERGLKQSDLAGEGLSVSYLSLLESGKRPLTPAILRRLAGELGCTVEYLRTGRESSQERERQRELLLCVTMGELALREGDYQRTLTACEAVLAEEPPAEGPTLRRAMIARADALERLGRPGEALGELHRLYRETVLGPGSVEWLRLAVALCRCHLLAGEPGSAVEAGEHALGRLDAVLSEPTEDHLGLGVVLIEAHHRNGDLRAARCLADRLLPQAEQPATPVVRATAFEAASRRAQSVGNTALALTLAERALALPAEDDVARCLGLLKAGYGSLLLDGPLPEPDRAKSYLSSAGRELALHGRRLDRAGCELSLARADVMLGEYAQGAAHAERALQLAGTEPTGVCVWAWLQLAEARRLQGRPDQAAASLRTAERLLDGPQLAAGRDLAEAWRALGDLWLNNQDSEAAMRAYRQGLAAAGLSGAAPLPAALRPALPSAHEVHRL from the coding sequence ATGGAATCGGGGCAGGACGCCACCAGTGAGATCGGCCGCCGCCTTCGCGATCTGCGCCGCGAGCGCGGGCTCAAACAGAGCGACCTGGCCGGCGAGGGCCTCTCGGTCAGCTACCTGTCGCTGCTGGAGTCCGGCAAGCGGCCGCTCACCCCGGCGATCCTGCGCCGACTGGCCGGCGAACTAGGCTGCACAGTCGAGTACCTGCGCACCGGACGGGAGAGCAGCCAGGAGCGGGAACGCCAAAGGGAGTTGCTGCTCTGCGTCACGATGGGCGAGCTGGCCCTGCGGGAGGGCGACTACCAGCGGACGCTGACGGCCTGCGAGGCGGTGCTGGCCGAGGAGCCGCCCGCCGAAGGCCCCACCCTGCGGCGGGCCATGATCGCCCGGGCCGACGCGCTGGAGCGGCTCGGTCGGCCCGGCGAGGCGCTCGGCGAGCTGCACCGGCTCTACCGGGAGACCGTGCTGGGGCCCGGCTCGGTGGAGTGGCTGCGGCTGGCCGTCGCGCTCTGCCGCTGCCACCTGCTGGCCGGCGAACCCGGAAGCGCGGTGGAGGCGGGCGAGCACGCCCTGGGCCGACTGGACGCCGTGCTCAGCGAGCCCACCGAGGACCACCTGGGCCTCGGCGTGGTGCTGATCGAGGCGCACCACCGCAACGGCGACCTGCGGGCCGCCCGCTGCCTGGCCGACCGGCTGCTGCCGCAGGCCGAGCAGCCGGCCACGCCCGTGGTGCGCGCCACCGCCTTCGAAGCGGCCAGCCGCCGCGCCCAGTCGGTCGGCAACACCGCGCTCGCCCTCACCCTGGCGGAACGCGCCCTGGCGCTGCCCGCCGAGGACGACGTGGCCCGCTGCCTCGGGCTGCTCAAGGCGGGTTACGGCTCGCTGCTGCTGGACGGGCCGCTTCCCGAGCCGGACCGGGCCAAGAGCTACCTCTCCTCGGCCGGCCGCGAACTCGCCCTGCACGGCCGCCGACTGGACCGGGCCGGCTGCGAACTCAGCCTGGCCCGGGCCGACGTGATGCTCGGCGAGTACGCCCAGGGAGCCGCCCACGCCGAGCGCGCACTGCAGCTGGCCGGCACCGAGCCGACCGGCGTCTGCGTCTGGGCCTGGCTGCAACTGGCCGAGGCCCGCCGGCTGCAGGGCCGCCCGGATCAGGCGGCCGCCTCGCTGCGCACCGCCGAGCGGCTGCTTGACGGCCCCCAGCTGGCCGCCGGGCGCGATCTGGCCGAGGCCTGGCGGGCGCTCGGCGACCTGTGGCTGAACAACCAGGACTCCGAGGCGGCGATGCGGGCCTACCGCCAGGGACTCGCCGCCGCGGGGCTGTCCGGCGCCGCGCCGCTGCCCGCGGCGCTGCGCCCGGCCCTGCCGAGCGCTCACGAAGTTCACCGGCTGTGA
- a CDS encoding tetratricopeptide repeat protein — translation MSLRLDTAFAELALRTGGDTAALAVFRRVLAAEPPPDPAIAWRARRGQAWALEKLGRLEEAIAEYRELLVAPEAVPGSADWALLTVGLCRCYRDVGDHAMSIDLGERALRELAAAEVEPIHEHLQLGSTLMGCYVVRGDLTSAKLLAEQLLPLAERADSRVARGAVEWNRSVIAREQGRLADALELAERALVLMAEADNERHQGMLRVNLATVLLAGGEPCRAVELLATAHPILADHAQLHEAVFAMALHAEALVQLGEPDAALGWVARGRARLDGGRQPHWHYRAQLALAAARARLLAGQDGPGETELRGCAALLGRASSARPVAVLWRQLGDVWAERQQAEEAMTAYQTALTVLGLPAAPVPVPGRRRALS, via the coding sequence GTGTCACTTCGGCTGGACACCGCATTCGCCGAACTGGCGTTGCGCACCGGCGGGGACACGGCGGCGCTGGCGGTCTTCAGACGGGTGCTGGCCGCGGAGCCGCCGCCCGACCCGGCCATCGCCTGGCGGGCCCGCCGCGGACAGGCCTGGGCGCTGGAGAAGCTGGGACGCCTGGAGGAGGCGATCGCCGAGTACCGGGAGCTGCTGGTCGCGCCCGAGGCCGTGCCGGGCAGCGCGGACTGGGCGCTGCTGACGGTGGGGCTGTGCCGCTGCTACCGGGACGTCGGGGACCATGCGATGAGCATCGACCTGGGGGAGCGGGCGCTGCGCGAGCTGGCCGCCGCCGAGGTCGAGCCGATCCACGAGCACCTGCAGCTCGGCTCCACCCTGATGGGGTGCTACGTGGTGCGCGGCGATCTGACCTCGGCCAAGCTGCTGGCCGAGCAACTGCTGCCGCTCGCCGAGCGTGCCGACTCGCGGGTGGCCCGGGGCGCGGTGGAGTGGAACCGCTCGGTGATCGCCCGGGAGCAGGGCCGCCTCGCGGATGCGCTCGAACTGGCCGAGCGGGCCCTGGTGTTGATGGCCGAGGCGGACAACGAGCGGCACCAGGGCATGCTCCGGGTGAACCTGGCGACGGTGCTGCTGGCCGGCGGCGAGCCGTGCCGCGCCGTCGAGTTGCTCGCCACCGCCCATCCGATCCTGGCGGACCACGCCCAGCTCCACGAGGCCGTGTTCGCGATGGCGCTGCACGCCGAGGCGCTGGTCCAACTCGGCGAGCCGGACGCGGCGCTGGGCTGGGTGGCGCGCGGCCGCGCCCGGTTGGACGGGGGCCGGCAGCCGCACTGGCACTACCGCGCGCAACTCGCCCTGGCCGCGGCCCGGGCCCGGCTGCTGGCCGGCCAGGACGGGCCGGGGGAGACGGAGCTGCGCGGCTGTGCGGCGCTGCTGGGGCGGGCGTCGTCGGCCCGCCCGGTCGCCGTGCTGTGGCGCCAGCTCGGCGACGTCTGGGCCGAGCGGCAGCAGGCGGAGGAGGCGATGACGGCCTACCAGACCGCGCTGACCGTGCTGGGCCTGCCCGCCGCCCCCGTGCCGGTGCCCGGACGGCGGCGGGCACTCTCCTGA
- a CDS encoding P-II family nitrogen regulator, protein MKLITAVLKPFKLEAVKAALQELGVHGLTVTEATGYGRQHGHTEVYRGAEYRVDLVPKVRLETVVEDDDAERVMAAIVQAARTGRIGDGKVWALPVDTLIRVRTGERGPDAI, encoded by the coding sequence ATGAAGCTGATCACCGCCGTCCTCAAGCCGTTCAAGCTGGAGGCGGTCAAGGCCGCGCTGCAGGAGCTGGGTGTGCACGGCCTGACCGTCACCGAAGCCACTGGTTACGGCCGCCAGCACGGCCACACCGAGGTCTACCGGGGCGCCGAGTACCGGGTCGACCTGGTGCCCAAGGTGCGCTTGGAGACCGTGGTGGAGGACGACGACGCCGAACGGGTGATGGCCGCCATCGTGCAGGCCGCCCGCACCGGCCGGATCGGCGACGGCAAGGTCTGGGCCCTCCCGGTCGACACCCTGATCCGGGTCCGCACCGGGGAGCGCGGGCCGGACGCGATCTGA
- a CDS encoding ROK family transcriptional regulator translates to MTDRSAQREQRKQRPQGLITTGQRAEYMRQGNASAVLRAVLAYGPVSRAEIVRHTGLSAPSVTKLTAVLIEAGLLAELAPAEPTQGRPRVPLRVDGEHTVALGVHIDLLRTTFGLVGLGGRIIAEREIVHPADPARLGPGELVGRAAEAIGTFLRERLGGRRLVGTGVSIGGWVDGARGLVVEHGPLGWRDVPLLAEFGDRLPGPVVLEQTVRAIARAELWFGVGREVDDFVLVFLGNVLGAAIVVDRTVHRGPGAAAGGIEHLPATDDPSVRCPKCGTGCLSVAASDIALLAEARAAGLLDAAGRPGTGGSLDLERLVANARPAGSGSGDERAQELLRRRARRAGRAIATVVDLVNPSRVVLAGGILVADEYLDDLRAEVARRSHRGPSVAADIVPADFGARTLVRSSAVPVLERVITEPFSSLGLL, encoded by the coding sequence GTGACCGATCGCAGTGCGCAGCGGGAGCAGCGCAAGCAGCGGCCCCAGGGGCTGATCACCACCGGGCAGCGGGCCGAGTACATGCGGCAGGGGAACGCCTCGGCGGTGCTGCGTGCGGTGCTCGCCTACGGGCCGGTGTCGCGCGCGGAGATCGTCCGGCACACCGGGCTGTCCGCGCCCAGCGTCACCAAGCTGACCGCCGTGCTGATCGAGGCCGGCCTGCTGGCCGAGCTGGCGCCGGCCGAGCCGACCCAGGGGCGGCCGCGGGTGCCGCTGCGGGTGGACGGCGAGCACACGGTGGCGCTCGGGGTGCACATCGACCTGCTGCGCACCACCTTCGGCCTGGTCGGCCTGGGCGGCCGGATCATCGCGGAACGCGAGATCGTGCACCCGGCCGACCCGGCGCGGCTCGGCCCGGGCGAGCTGGTCGGGCGGGCGGCGGAGGCGATCGGGACGTTCCTGCGGGAGCGGCTGGGCGGGCGGCGGCTGGTCGGCACCGGGGTGAGCATCGGGGGCTGGGTGGACGGCGCCCGCGGGCTGGTGGTCGAGCACGGCCCGCTGGGCTGGCGCGACGTGCCGCTGCTCGCCGAGTTCGGCGACCGGCTGCCCGGTCCGGTGGTGCTGGAGCAGACCGTGCGGGCGATCGCGCGGGCCGAGCTGTGGTTCGGCGTCGGGCGCGAGGTCGACGACTTCGTGCTGGTGTTCCTGGGCAACGTGCTGGGCGCCGCGATCGTGGTGGACCGCACCGTGCACCGCGGTCCGGGGGCGGCGGCCGGCGGGATCGAGCACTTGCCGGCCACTGATGACCCGTCAGTTCGCTGCCCGAAGTGCGGGACCGGCTGCCTGAGCGTGGCGGCGAGCGACATCGCGCTGCTGGCCGAGGCCCGCGCGGCCGGTCTGCTGGATGCGGCGGGGCGGCCCGGCACCGGCGGCTCGCTGGACCTGGAGCGGCTGGTGGCGAACGCCCGCCCGGCCGGCTCCGGCAGCGGCGACGAGCGGGCCCAGGAGCTGCTGCGCCGCCGGGCCCGCCGGGCCGGGCGGGCGATCGCCACCGTGGTCGACCTGGTGAACCCGAGCCGGGTGGTGCTGGCCGGCGGGATCCTGGTGGCCGACGAGTACCTGGACGACCTGCGCGCCGAAGTCGCCCGGCGCAGCCATCGCGGCCCCTCGGTGGCCGCCGACATCGTGCCCGCCGACTTCGGCGCCCGGACCCTGGTGCGCTCCTCCGCCGTGCCGGTGCTGGAGCGGGTGATCACCGAGCCGTTCAGCTCGCTCGGACTGCTGTGA
- a CDS encoding alpha/beta hydrolase: MFSSTAVVLALATALTACGGSDDGKKSAADAAKGASAAASPNGSAAPSGAASSQPSASPSASDSKVLMPTGPATQLTKAHDTAAGPIMMTTLAGPKSGVTAKVWIWLPPEYNDPKYADYGFPVLTLYAGGQSNGYNTWTDDQLPIQVEDEQLVKQGKAAPFIMVMPVQNLVSNEHQTLDCSDIPGQPKMETWMTQDVPDFVRANFRTLKSRDGWGLMGASTGAFCSAKLAMQHPDQYKAAVPIDGYFDPDSSFWKGHEAERLANSPDVLVSQSKADVRMLATAGGATPDEVRLVKNWVAKAAPPLKIDYYEQPGGKHLTSHFKKMIPDTLQWLTKNMAGPSAP, encoded by the coding sequence GTGTTTTCGTCCACCGCCGTCGTCCTGGCCCTGGCCACCGCGCTCACGGCCTGCGGCGGTTCCGACGATGGCAAGAAGTCGGCGGCCGATGCGGCCAAGGGGGCCTCGGCGGCAGCGTCGCCGAACGGCTCGGCCGCACCGAGCGGTGCGGCGAGCAGTCAGCCGAGCGCCTCGCCGAGTGCGAGCGACTCCAAGGTGCTGATGCCCACCGGGCCCGCCACCCAGCTGACCAAGGCCCATGACACCGCGGCCGGCCCGATCATGATGACCACGCTGGCCGGGCCCAAGTCCGGTGTGACGGCCAAGGTCTGGATCTGGCTGCCGCCGGAGTACAACGACCCCAAGTACGCCGACTACGGCTTCCCGGTGCTCACCCTCTACGCGGGCGGCCAGAGCAACGGCTACAACACCTGGACCGACGACCAGCTGCCGATCCAGGTCGAGGACGAGCAACTGGTCAAGCAGGGCAAGGCCGCCCCGTTCATCATGGTGATGCCGGTGCAGAACCTGGTGTCCAACGAGCACCAGACCCTGGACTGCAGCGACATCCCCGGCCAGCCGAAGATGGAGACCTGGATGACCCAGGACGTGCCGGACTTCGTGCGCGCCAACTTCCGCACCCTGAAGAGCCGGGACGGCTGGGGGCTGATGGGCGCCTCCACCGGCGCGTTCTGCAGCGCCAAGCTGGCCATGCAGCACCCCGATCAGTACAAGGCCGCGGTGCCGATCGACGGCTACTTCGACCCGGACTCCTCCTTCTGGAAGGGCCACGAGGCCGAGCGGCTCGCCAACAGCCCGGATGTGCTGGTCAGCCAGTCCAAGGCCGACGTGCGGATGCTGGCCACCGCGGGCGGCGCCACCCCGGACGAGGTGAGGCTGGTCAAGAACTGGGTGGCCAAGGCCGCCCCGCCGCTGAAGATCGACTACTACGAGCAGCCCGGCGGCAAGCACCTCACCTCGCACTTCAAGAAGATGATCCCGGACACCCTGCAGTGGCTGACCAAGAACATGGCGGGGCCGTCCGCTCCCTGA
- a CDS encoding hemerythrin domain-containing protein produces the protein MRPVRFAGLRLVHAALRRDLQRIPTALRLLQPDDEASAEALQRHWDFLTAMLTCHHEQQDGRIWPMLRRFAPELRLLINWLEDDHHNLDHSFTRTTTLMRIGTRDPASAWPVAYAVEELAARLETHLRIEEEQVLPVMAQLLAPQSRVGTLGELLDLLRLADGPGAPDALAWLLEGVAPEQVDALLAECDDLTARQWPHWQAVYARCTEELWGAVPSGD, from the coding sequence GTGCGTCCCGTCCGATTCGCCGGCCTCCGCCTGGTCCACGCCGCCCTCCGCCGTGACCTGCAGCGGATCCCCACCGCGCTGCGCCTGCTGCAGCCCGATGACGAGGCGAGCGCCGAGGCGCTGCAGCGGCACTGGGACTTCCTCACCGCCATGCTCACCTGCCACCACGAGCAGCAGGACGGGCGGATCTGGCCGATGCTGCGCCGGTTCGCCCCCGAGCTGCGGCTGCTCATCAACTGGCTGGAGGACGACCACCACAACCTGGACCACTCCTTCACCCGGACCACCACGCTGATGCGGATCGGCACCCGGGACCCGGCCAGCGCCTGGCCGGTGGCCTACGCGGTCGAGGAGCTGGCCGCCCGGCTGGAGACCCATCTGCGGATCGAGGAGGAGCAGGTGCTGCCGGTGATGGCGCAGCTGCTCGCCCCGCAGTCCCGGGTCGGCACCCTGGGCGAGCTGCTGGACCTGCTGCGGCTGGCCGACGGGCCCGGCGCACCGGACGCGCTGGCCTGGCTGCTGGAGGGAGTGGCGCCGGAGCAGGTGGACGCGCTGCTCGCCGAGTGCGACGACCTGACCGCCCGCCAGTGGCCGCACTGGCAGGCTGTCTACGCGCGGTGCACCGAGGAGCTGTGGGGCGCGGTGCCGTCCGGGGACTGA
- a CDS encoding DUF1697 domain-containing protein, with amino-acid sequence MTTWVALLRAVNVPGRQVRMERLRALFAELGLAGVRSYIQSGNVFFQDPAGRDRAELARVISAHLREALGFPVPVLLRTVEELAAVVEADPFRGVPVTEDVRLCVAFLTEPLPAALALPARSARGDVEVIAATEGEAFIVGRIIGGRPVGAPDPVFGKDWTGETTVRFFHTTAKILAAARKG; translated from the coding sequence GTGACCACCTGGGTGGCGCTGCTGCGCGCGGTGAACGTGCCCGGTCGGCAGGTGCGGATGGAGCGGTTGCGGGCGCTCTTCGCGGAGCTGGGGCTGGCCGGGGTGCGCAGCTACATCCAGAGCGGCAACGTCTTCTTCCAGGATCCGGCCGGCCGCGACCGGGCGGAGCTCGCCCGGGTGATCTCGGCGCACCTGCGGGAGGCGCTCGGCTTTCCGGTGCCGGTGCTGCTGCGCACCGTCGAGGAGCTGGCCGCCGTGGTCGAGGCCGACCCGTTCCGCGGGGTCCCGGTCACCGAGGACGTGCGGCTCTGCGTGGCCTTCCTCACCGAGCCGCTGCCCGCCGCCCTGGCGCTGCCGGCCCGGTCGGCGCGGGGCGACGTCGAGGTGATCGCCGCCACCGAGGGCGAGGCCTTCATCGTCGGGCGGATCATCGGCGGGCGCCCGGTCGGCGCTCCGGACCCGGTCTTCGGCAAGGACTGGACCGGCGAGACGACCGTCCGCTTCTTCCACACCACCGCCAAGATCCTGGCGGCGGCCCGCAAGGGCTGA
- a CDS encoding ArsC/Spx/MgsR family protein, with product MEIWINPRCSKCRVALTELDAAGLDYTVRRYLEDPPSVAELEAVLGRLHLEPWDITRLDEAVAKELGMREWQRGDAARARWIAALAEHPILIQRPIITADDGHAVVARSEEALRSVLPS from the coding sequence ATGGAGATCTGGATCAATCCCCGCTGCAGCAAGTGCCGGGTCGCGCTCACCGAGCTCGACGCGGCCGGCCTCGACTACACGGTCCGCCGCTACCTGGAGGACCCGCCGTCGGTGGCCGAGCTGGAGGCGGTGCTCGGCCGGCTGCACCTGGAGCCGTGGGACATCACCCGGCTCGACGAGGCGGTGGCCAAGGAGCTGGGCATGCGCGAGTGGCAGCGCGGCGACGCGGCCCGGGCGCGCTGGATCGCCGCGCTGGCGGAGCATCCGATCCTGATCCAGCGGCCGATCATCACCGCCGACGACGGGCACGCCGTGGTGGCCCGCAGCGAGGAGGCGCTGCGGTCGGTGCTGCCGTCGTGA